The following are encoded in a window of Bacteroidales bacterium genomic DNA:
- the rplB gene encoding 50S ribosomal protein L2 — protein MGLKKYKPTTPGQRFKLISSFKELTASAPEKSLLVPNKKTGGRNHSGKMTMRYIGGGHKRKYRIIDFKREKEGISAFVKTIEYDPNRSARIALVCYKDGEKRYILAPQGLKVGQEITSGKGVAPEIGNTLYLSEIPFGTLIHNIELNPGQGGKLVRSAGSHAQLLSRDGKYAVIKMPSGESRLILQSCKATIGAVSNAEHNLEVSGKAGRSRWFGRKPRTRGVAMNPVDHPMGGGEGRASGGIPRSRKGIPAKGYKTRRKKASDKLIIESRKK, from the coding sequence ATGGGACTTAAAAAATATAAACCAACGACACCTGGTCAACGATTTAAGTTGATAAGTTCGTTTAAAGAATTAACGGCATCGGCTCCGGAAAAAAGCCTACTAGTTCCCAATAAAAAAACTGGTGGTCGTAATCATTCAGGAAAAATGACGATGCGCTATATCGGTGGTGGACATAAAAGAAAGTATCGCATCATTGATTTTAAAAGAGAAAAAGAAGGTATTTCTGCTTTTGTGAAAACTATTGAATATGATCCAAATAGGAGTGCTCGTATTGCTTTAGTATGTTATAAAGATGGTGAAAAACGATATATTTTAGCTCCTCAAGGGCTTAAAGTAGGTCAAGAAATTACTTCAGGTAAAGGTGTTGCTCCTGAAATAGGAAATACTCTTTATTTGAGCGAGATTCCTTTTGGAACATTAATTCATAATATTGAACTTAATCCTGGACAAGGTGGAAAATTAGTTCGTAGTGCTGGATCGCATGCGCAATTACTTTCAAGAGATGGTAAGTATGCTGTAATTAAAATGCCTAGTGGAGAATCTCGTCTTATTTTGCAATCATGTAAAGCAACGATAGGTGCTGTATCTAATGCTGAACATAATTTGGAAGTTAGTGGAAAAGCAGGACGTAGCCGTTGGTTTGGTCGTAAACCTAGAACTAGAGGTGTTGCAATGAACCCGGTTGATCACCCAATGGGTGGTGGTGAAGGTCGTGCTTCAGGAGGTATTCCACGTTCACGTAAAGGTATTCCGGCAAAAGGATATAAGACTAGAAGAAAAAAAGCTTCTGATAAATTAATAATTGAAAGTCGTAAAAAATAA
- the rpsS gene encoding 30S ribosomal protein S19 produces the protein MSRSLKKGPFVHYKLEKRVIDALKSNKKVTINTWSRASVITPDFVGATIGVHNGNKFIPVYITENMVGHKLGEFSPTRIFRGHAGQKK, from the coding sequence ATGAGTCGATCATTAAAAAAAGGTCCTTTTGTGCATTATAAACTTGAAAAAAGAGTTATAGATGCATTAAAGTCAAACAAAAAAGTTACTATAAATACATGGTCAAGAGCATCTGTTATTACTCCAGACTTTGTAGGAGCTACTATAGGTGTTCATAATGGAAATAAATTTATCCCTGTGTATATTACTGAAAATATGGTTGGTCATAAATTAGGAGAGTTTTCTCCAACTCGTATTTTCCGTGGTCATGCAGGGCAAAAAAAATAA